A genomic segment from Argonema galeatum A003/A1 encodes:
- a CDS encoding NHLP bacteriocin system secretion protein produces MTNDKKKDLFRKASLDRLSSPERLDELIQVVSPKDWLPLITLGGLVFVGLFWSIFGRIPIAVSGQGVLLRSGQVIELQSPKSGQLQQLKVKVGDCVKKDNGDEKDDPEEILAVIDPLELKQKRQLEALKLQELQKQERDATAIALQRNQLEKASLQQQRTSLRQRLQDTQTLTPLLKNQSSISIQQQRENLLNRLQNTQALTPILRDKKSSAIQQQRESLQQRLRDAQARAPILNERLKRRQDLLKQGAIASDQVLEAEQQYTESLQNISEIQAQLKQLDVDEAQSEQTYLDNLSKISEIQVQLKQLDVEKTDAEQKYLENLNKISDIKTQLKELDTKDKTLEQQNLDALTTRKNQILDVEQDIKQLDQQIQANSTIKSQYSGCILELTVSGGQFVNPGTRIGSIQIQETSQPILAVTYFPVRDGKQIKPGMSIQITPTTVKRERFGGIVGTVISVSEFPVTKEGAASTIGNAEVVESLMSQSKESQIEVWAQLKPNSASSSGYEWSSSKGPPDFKISAGTTTTVQVTVEQRAPIQFVLPFLREWSGIN; encoded by the coding sequence ATGACTAATGACAAAAAGAAAGATTTATTCAGAAAAGCATCGCTAGATCGTTTATCTTCTCCTGAACGTCTAGATGAGCTGATCCAAGTAGTCAGTCCTAAAGATTGGCTACCTTTAATTACATTAGGTGGATTGGTGTTTGTTGGTTTGTTTTGGAGTATTTTTGGACGTATACCGATCGCAGTTAGCGGTCAAGGAGTTTTACTGCGATCGGGCCAGGTTATAGAACTTCAATCCCCCAAATCTGGACAGTTACAGCAGCTAAAAGTCAAAGTTGGGGATTGCGTTAAGAAGGACAACGGCGATGAGAAAGACGATCCAGAAGAGATATTAGCAGTAATTGATCCACTTGAGCTTAAGCAAAAACGTCAGTTAGAAGCCTTGAAACTTCAGGAATTACAAAAACAGGAGCGGGACGCCACTGCGATCGCACTGCAAAGAAACCAACTGGAAAAAGCAAGTTTGCAACAGCAGCGAACCAGCTTGCGACAACGTTTACAAGACACTCAAACTTTAACGCCCTTGTTGAAAAACCAAAGCAGCATCTCTATCCAACAGCAGCGAGAAAATTTACTAAACCGCCTCCAGAATACTCAAGCCTTAACACCTATACTCAGGGATAAAAAAAGCAGCGCTATTCAACAACAGCGAGAAAGCTTGCAACAACGCCTGCGAGATGCTCAGGCGCGGGCCCCTATTCTCAACGAGAGACTCAAAAGACGCCAGGACTTATTAAAACAGGGAGCGATCGCCAGCGATCAAGTACTTGAAGCAGAACAGCAATATACAGAAAGCCTTCAGAATATTTCCGAGATTCAAGCTCAATTGAAACAACTAGATGTTGACGAAGCTCAATCCGAACAAACTTATCTGGATAACCTCAGTAAAATAAGCGAAATTCAAGTTCAGTTAAAGCAACTGGATGTTGAAAAAACAGATGCTGAACAAAAATACTTGGAAAATCTTAATAAAATCTCAGATATTAAAACTCAGTTAAAAGAACTAGACACCAAGGATAAAACCCTCGAACAACAAAACTTAGACGCTTTAACAACTAGGAAAAATCAGATTCTTGATGTCGAACAGGATATTAAACAACTTGACCAACAAATTCAAGCCAACAGCACTATTAAAAGTCAGTACAGCGGCTGTATTCTAGAGCTTACTGTTAGTGGCGGGCAATTTGTTAATCCTGGAACTCGTATAGGCTCAATCCAGATCCAAGAAACATCCCAGCCGATCTTGGCAGTTACTTATTTTCCTGTTAGGGATGGTAAGCAAATTAAACCGGGAATGTCGATCCAAATTACACCAACTACAGTGAAGCGGGAAAGATTTGGGGGAATTGTCGGTACTGTGATTTCTGTCTCGGAATTTCCCGTTACTAAAGAAGGTGCTGCGAGTACGATTGGTAATGCAGAAGTGGTAGAAAGTTTGATGTCTCAATCCAAAGAATCTCAGATAGAAGTTTGGGCGCAATTGAAGCCGAATTCTGCAAGTTCCAGCGGCTATGAGTGGTCTTCTTCCAAAGGGCCACCGGATTTTAAAATATCTGCTGGAACTACCACTACTGTGCAAGTTACAGTAGAACAACGGGCCCCTATTCAATTTGTATTACCGTTTTTGAGAGAGTGGAGCGGAATAAATTGA
- a CDS encoding glycosyltransferase yields MKLSVIIPCFNAERTIAAQLEALANQHWSEPWEVIISDGGSSDRTIAIAQQYQEKLPNLRIVDCSDRRGAAHGRNVGAQAAASEALAFCEADDEVGPGWVAAMGEALCEYDFVAGYCEIKKLNQPWAIKARSGGRLIDGWEDGIIRDNSFVKYAVAGGYTVGIKRSVHEAIGGFDESILIGDDVDYSWRVQLAGTKLHHIPDLKIHYRLRHTLADIYRQAYGYGKSSFFLYKKYQPLGIYSGPLPDAKTDWKLLLKESVKIRNKEHLAAWLWKVAYQRGYEQAFRMAQ; encoded by the coding sequence ATGAAACTGAGTGTTATTATCCCTTGTTTTAATGCAGAGCGTACCATCGCCGCTCAACTGGAAGCTTTAGCTAACCAGCACTGGTCCGAGCCTTGGGAGGTAATTATATCCGATGGCGGATCGAGCGATCGCACCATAGCAATTGCACAACAGTATCAGGAAAAGCTACCGAATTTACGGATAGTTGACTGCTCTGACCGCCGAGGAGCGGCTCATGGCAGGAATGTAGGCGCACAGGCTGCTGCAAGCGAAGCTCTTGCCTTCTGCGAGGCTGACGATGAAGTAGGACCTGGTTGGGTAGCGGCTATGGGGGAGGCACTCTGTGAGTATGATTTCGTAGCTGGCTATTGCGAGATCAAGAAACTTAACCAACCTTGGGCAATCAAGGCTAGATCGGGTGGTAGACTGATTGACGGGTGGGAAGATGGCATTATCAGGGACAACAGCTTTGTGAAATACGCCGTTGCCGGAGGATATACTGTTGGGATTAAACGCTCAGTCCATGAAGCGATCGGCGGATTTGATGAGTCCATACTCATCGGCGATGATGTTGACTATAGTTGGAGAGTCCAGCTAGCTGGGACGAAGCTGCATCATATCCCAGACCTCAAGATCCACTATCGCCTTCGTCATACCTTAGCTGATATTTACCGTCAGGCTTATGGATATGGAAAGTCTAGTTTTTTTCTATACAAAAAATATCAACCATTAGGCATCTATTCAGGTCCCTTGCCGGATGCAAAAACAGACTGGAAGCTTCTGCTCAAAGAAAGCGTGAAAATCCGTAACAAGGAACACTTGGCGGCATGGTTATGGAAAGTTGCTTATCAAAGAGGATACGAACAAGCTTTCAGAATGGCTCAGTAG
- a CDS encoding ABC transporter ATP-binding protein/permease, whose protein sequence is MSENHRFDGQFWQRFLALVQPYWYPLSDKRGTFLGLLLLLIAFLSIASFSIVSAISLGGQHYFPEILNSIAPGLADYVAQIIKSPAIYFIGLLLLATIAGYSYYKQQLQDLWRPWLMLTIIFLLLLSSTGVNVLSSYVNRDLITVMARQQLSNYIPLLLLYSSSLIAIIPLMVFSDYIRKKLCLHWQQWLTNYFLDQYLYNRAYYELKTNLDVDNPDQRISKEVESFTQTILNFWVAILNQVVNLIAYGIILWSISKLLVTTLVVYSVLANLSVIFFSKQLVNLNGEKLQYEANFRYGLVRLRDNAESIAFSRGENQELSIVKRRLAQLMQNLNLIVGWERNIEFLTVAYQNSIFIIPFLLVGPLYFSGQVELGTVTQASILCAQLSGALSVIVRRFDTLSALAAVVNRLATLAEVLSAPKKQENVSTIELVEDNRFALEAMTLQTPNGEQTLVQDLSLSVEPGEGILIMGASGLGKSSLLRAIAGLWNTGKGRIIRPSLEEIMFLPQRPYMILGSLRQQLLYPNANREIQDEELESVLHQVNLPELLSKVGGFDAELDWSSVLSQGEQQRLAFARLLLNRPRYAFLDEATSALDGQNEKHLYQQLQESETTFISVGHRESLLNYHKLVLEILSDSSWRLIPVQNFVARLDNLENRSFSEVIAD, encoded by the coding sequence ATGAGTGAAAACCACAGATTTGACGGTCAGTTTTGGCAAAGATTTTTAGCCCTTGTCCAGCCTTACTGGTATCCACTATCCGATAAAAGAGGAACTTTTCTAGGGCTGTTGCTGTTGCTAATAGCATTCCTCTCAATAGCTTCTTTTTCTATTGTCAGCGCAATCAGCTTAGGAGGACAGCACTACTTTCCAGAAATCCTCAACAGTATTGCTCCAGGTTTAGCGGACTATGTTGCCCAGATCATCAAGTCCCCAGCTATCTATTTCATTGGTTTACTTTTGCTTGCTACCATTGCTGGTTATTCCTACTACAAGCAACAGTTACAAGATCTTTGGCGACCGTGGTTAATGTTAACAATTATATTCTTGTTGTTGTTATCAAGTACTGGAGTAAATGTTCTGAGTAGCTATGTGAATAGGGACTTGATCACCGTGATGGCTCGACAGCAGTTGTCAAACTACATTCCCCTGCTCTTACTTTACAGCAGTTCGCTAATCGCCATCATCCCCTTGATGGTTTTTTCCGACTACATCAGAAAGAAACTCTGTCTCCACTGGCAACAATGGTTAACCAACTATTTCCTCGATCAGTATCTCTACAATAGAGCCTATTACGAACTTAAGACCAATCTTGATGTCGATAACCCAGACCAGCGTATTTCCAAGGAAGTTGAGTCGTTTACTCAAACCATCTTGAATTTTTGGGTCGCTATTCTTAATCAAGTTGTTAATCTAATCGCTTACGGAATCATTCTCTGGTCGATTTCTAAATTACTGGTTACTACTCTGGTGGTTTATTCTGTGTTGGCTAACCTGAGCGTGATTTTTTTTAGTAAACAGTTAGTTAATCTTAACGGTGAAAAACTCCAATACGAAGCAAACTTCCGGTATGGCTTGGTTCGGCTCCGCGACAATGCTGAATCTATCGCCTTCTCTCGTGGAGAAAATCAAGAATTGAGCATAGTGAAGCGGCGACTTGCTCAACTCATGCAAAACTTGAATCTGATCGTTGGCTGGGAACGGAATATAGAATTCCTGACTGTGGCGTATCAAAACTCTATCTTTATCATACCGTTCTTACTCGTAGGACCATTGTATTTTAGCGGTCAGGTTGAGTTAGGGACAGTGACTCAAGCGAGTATATTATGCGCTCAGCTTTCGGGGGCGCTTTCAGTAATTGTACGTAGGTTTGATACCCTCAGTGCTCTTGCTGCTGTGGTTAATCGCTTAGCTACCCTCGCGGAGGTTTTGTCAGCGCCGAAGAAACAAGAAAATGTCAGCACTATTGAACTGGTGGAGGACAACCGCTTTGCTCTCGAAGCGATGACTTTGCAAACTCCTAACGGCGAACAAACATTAGTTCAAGATCTGTCGCTTTCAGTAGAACCTGGTGAGGGGATACTGATTATGGGGGCTAGTGGTCTTGGCAAGAGTTCTCTGCTTAGGGCGATCGCCGGGTTGTGGAACACAGGGAAGGGTCGCATTATACGACCCAGCCTTGAAGAAATCATGTTTTTACCCCAGCGTCCTTACATGATTCTGGGTTCTCTACGGCAACAGTTGCTCTACCCCAATGCTAATCGTGAAATTCAAGATGAAGAACTGGAGTCAGTGCTGCACCAAGTTAACCTTCCCGAATTGCTTTCTAAAGTCGGCGGCTTTGATGCAGAACTAGACTGGAGTAGCGTTTTGTCCCAAGGCGAACAACAGCGTCTTGCCTTCGCAAGACTCTTGCTCAATCGACCTCGTTATGCCTTCTTGGACGAAGCAACTAGCGCTTTGGATGGGCAAAACGAGAAGCATCTCTACCAACAGCTACAGGAAAGCGAAACCACCTTTATCAGTGTTGGTCATCGAGAGAGTTTACTGAACTATCATAAGCTTGTTCTAGAAATCTTGAGTGATTCTAGCTGGCGGCTGATACCAGTACAAAACTTTGTCGCTCGGCTTGATAACCTGGAAAATCGTTCATTCTCTGAAGTTATTGCTGACTAG
- a CDS encoding NHLP family bacteriocin export ABC transporter peptidase/permease/ATPase subunit, which yields MSIQKLKSKIQNPKSKIVKTPTVLQMEAVECGAAALGMILGYYDRIVPLAELREECGVSRDGSKAANLVKAAQRYGMQAKGFKKGLEALAEVPVPYIVFWNFEHFLVVEGFKSDRVYLNDPASGRRRISRQEFSQAYTGIVLVIEPGPEFKKGGKKRNTLLALHTRLKNSYDIILFSILAGFLLTLPRLAVPAFSQVFTDEILIQGREDWLRPLLLGMVITSVVQSLLARLRLIYLRRLTIKLSVVMTGQFIWHILRLPVGFYAHRFAGEIGNRTALNSKVVTVLNSISTTAIDTVMLVFYFLLMIMYDRVLTLMTVSFAAINLIVLQLLRRLRLDANLKISQESGKLSGAAIDSLQSLETVKASGLESDLFAKFAGYHTKALNAQQDLALQSQILTLLPTILTALATTALLIVGGFRVMEGSLTIGMLIAYQSLVGSFLGPVNNLVNFGSSLQMLEADLDRLDDVLQNPVDPEVERGKGAEGQRGRGVFSQSPVANPQSPVLSFKLQGYVELRNITFGYNLLEAPLIENFNLILKPGQRVALVGSSGSGKSTIAKLIAGLYAPWQGEILFDDVPRNQIPRLVLANSLAMVEQDIFLFKGTVRDNLTLWNSTVPTANLIQACQDAAIHDLIMSMPGGYDAEIAERGVNISGGQRQRLEIARALVMNPTVLILDEATSSLDAETELIIDRNLRQRGCACIVVAHRLSTIRDCDEIIVLERGKIVQRGSHEELRQEGGIYSRLLMANG from the coding sequence ATGAGCATCCAAAAATTAAAATCCAAAATCCAAAATCCAAAATCCAAAATCGTTAAGACTCCTACGGTGCTGCAAATGGAGGCGGTGGAATGCGGTGCTGCTGCTTTGGGGATGATTCTGGGTTACTACGATCGCATTGTACCCTTAGCAGAACTCCGTGAAGAGTGCGGCGTATCTCGCGATGGGAGTAAGGCTGCCAATCTCGTCAAAGCGGCCCAACGTTATGGGATGCAGGCAAAAGGCTTTAAAAAAGGGCTAGAGGCGCTGGCTGAAGTGCCAGTACCCTATATCGTGTTTTGGAACTTCGAGCATTTTCTGGTGGTAGAGGGGTTTAAAAGCGATCGCGTTTATCTCAACGACCCAGCTAGCGGACGACGCCGCATATCCAGACAAGAATTCTCTCAAGCTTATACTGGCATCGTACTGGTGATCGAACCAGGGCCAGAGTTTAAAAAAGGCGGTAAAAAGCGAAACACGCTTTTAGCTTTACACACCCGCCTGAAAAACTCCTACGATATAATTCTGTTCTCTATATTGGCGGGTTTCCTTCTCACCCTCCCCCGCTTAGCAGTACCAGCATTTAGCCAAGTTTTTACAGATGAAATTCTCATTCAAGGTCGCGAGGATTGGCTGCGGCCTTTATTGTTAGGAATGGTAATAACATCTGTAGTTCAAAGTCTTTTAGCGCGATTGCGGCTAATTTATTTGCGACGGCTGACAATCAAATTGTCCGTCGTTATGACAGGACAGTTTATTTGGCATATTCTGCGTTTGCCAGTGGGGTTTTACGCCCATCGTTTTGCTGGTGAAATCGGCAATCGCACCGCACTAAACAGCAAAGTGGTAACCGTACTCAATAGTATTTCTACCACGGCGATCGATACAGTCATGCTAGTTTTTTACTTCCTACTCATGATTATGTACGATCGGGTGCTGACACTGATGACAGTCAGTTTTGCCGCCATCAATTTGATCGTTTTGCAGCTGCTACGCCGTCTCCGCCTCGATGCCAACTTAAAGATCAGTCAGGAAAGCGGTAAACTTTCTGGTGCTGCGATTGATAGTCTTCAATCGTTAGAAACTGTGAAAGCTTCCGGACTTGAATCGGATTTATTTGCTAAATTTGCTGGATACCATACCAAAGCCCTGAACGCCCAACAGGATTTAGCTTTACAGAGTCAAATCTTAACTTTATTACCAACGATTTTGACAGCGCTGGCAACCACCGCCCTGTTGATAGTTGGTGGCTTTCGGGTAATGGAAGGCAGCCTAACTATTGGGATGCTAATTGCTTATCAGAGTTTGGTTGGCAGTTTTCTGGGGCCAGTTAATAATCTAGTCAATTTCGGCAGTAGCCTACAAATGTTAGAAGCCGATTTAGATCGTCTTGATGACGTTTTGCAAAATCCCGTTGACCCCGAAGTGGAGAGGGGCAAAGGGGCAGAGGGGCAGAGGGGCAGAGGAGTATTTTCCCAGTCCCCAGTCGCCAACCCCCAGTCCCCAGTCCTTTCGTTTAAATTGCAAGGCTATGTTGAGTTACGCAACATTACTTTTGGTTACAACCTGTTAGAAGCGCCCCTGATTGAAAACTTTAACTTAATTTTGAAACCTGGGCAGCGGGTGGCGCTAGTGGGGAGTAGCGGTTCTGGTAAGTCCACTATAGCCAAACTGATTGCGGGTTTATATGCACCTTGGCAAGGTGAAATCCTGTTTGATGATGTACCCCGGAATCAGATTCCGCGCTTGGTTTTAGCAAATTCCCTGGCTATGGTTGAGCAAGATATCTTTTTGTTTAAGGGAACTGTACGCGACAATTTGACTCTCTGGAATTCAACTGTGCCGACAGCAAATTTAATACAAGCTTGTCAGGATGCCGCAATTCACGATTTGATTATGTCGATGCCTGGGGGATATGATGCCGAAATAGCTGAAAGAGGAGTAAATATTAGTGGAGGGCAACGTCAGCGTTTAGAAATTGCCAGGGCTTTAGTGATGAATCCGACAGTTTTGATATTAGATGAGGCAACGAGTTCTCTAGACGCTGAAACTGAGTTGATTATCGATCGCAATCTCCGGCAGCGCGGTTGTGCCTGCATTGTGGTGGCGCACCGCCTCAGCACGATTCGCGATTGCGATGAAATTATTGTGCTGGAACGGGGCAAAATAGTACAGCGGGGTTCTCACGAGGAATTACGGCAAGAGGGAGGAATTTACAGTCGTTTGCTAATGGCTAATGGTTAA
- a CDS encoding CHAT domain-containing protein — translation MRIKNLVVAILGVLSFICAIGPTPAMPLSDAQVNRQTQKTEVLTFYQRSQTEPTAELRASGLEEEAERLYETGQFPKASALLEQIQADYKSQGDELGQARVLRNIALVYQQTGELSKANEAITNSLNHLPKESKTKESKQLLAQILEAQGLLQLSVGQSEQALETWKQAADSYQKIGDITGVTRSKINQAQALQRMGLYHETIKTLNEINVTLKHEPDSLLKAKGLQSLGNALRVTGELAQSEEILAQSLVIAQKLTAPESIASILLSLGNTARFQGKPQAALDYYQRADRTSSSLNLQIQAQVNQLSLLVDEKEWSKAIELVPQIQSILTRLPLSRTTINVRINLAKSLIKIGKIGKINSLNSSNIGQLLATAVQEAEILQDPRTLAYALGSFGGLYEQNKQWNYAQELTNKALLLAQGINASDIAYQWQWQLGRILKQQGDREGAIAAYTEAVNTIQSIRSDLAAISSEAQFSFRESVEPVYRELIGLLLPVGEKVEQSALKKARQTIDSLQLAELDNFFRDACLNTQPLQIDNIDPKAAIFSTIILSDRLEVILALPGQPLRRYTTLLSQQEIEATLLQARNALTFPRLRISLRNFLVPSQKIYNWLIRPMETELADSGVQTLVFVLDGAIRNIPMSSLYDGEKYLVQKYSIAVAPGLQLIDAKPLQRGKIRVLTAGLSEARQGFSPLPGVKFELDSIGNEVFTEKLLDRSFTASNFKTKVKSSSFPIIHLATHGQFSSQANDTFILTWDDRINAKDLDSLLRADTRIGPVELLVLSACQTAAGDNRATLGLTGVAVRAGARSTVASLWSVSDEATALLMTRFYEELAHSQANQGNEVTKAEALRRAEQAVLQDERFSHPYFWSAFVLVGNWL, via the coding sequence ATGAGAATCAAAAATTTAGTAGTCGCTATTCTAGGGGTATTATCTTTCATCTGCGCGATCGGCCCAACCCCAGCGATGCCACTATCCGATGCCCAGGTTAACCGCCAAACTCAAAAGACGGAAGTCTTGACATTTTACCAGAGATCTCAAACCGAGCCAACAGCAGAACTAAGGGCGAGTGGATTAGAAGAAGAAGCTGAGCGACTTTATGAAACGGGACAATTCCCAAAAGCTTCAGCCCTGTTGGAGCAGATACAGGCCGATTATAAATCCCAAGGCGATGAATTGGGTCAAGCAAGGGTTTTGAGAAATATTGCATTAGTTTATCAGCAAACGGGAGAACTGTCAAAGGCAAATGAAGCAATTACAAACAGCCTTAACCACCTGCCAAAAGAATCGAAAACCAAAGAGAGCAAACAACTCCTAGCCCAAATTCTAGAAGCTCAAGGGCTTTTACAATTATCTGTCGGTCAGTCCGAACAAGCGCTGGAAACTTGGAAACAAGCTGCCGACAGCTACCAAAAAATAGGAGATATAACTGGAGTAACAAGAAGTAAGATTAACCAGGCTCAAGCACTGCAACGAATGGGGCTATATCATGAGACAATCAAAACTTTAAACGAAATAAATGTTACTTTAAAACACGAACCAGATAGTCTGCTCAAAGCTAAAGGATTGCAAAGTTTGGGAAATGCTCTGCGAGTGACGGGTGAATTGGCGCAATCTGAGGAAATTTTGGCACAAAGTTTGGTGATTGCTCAAAAATTAACTGCACCGGAGTCCATAGCTTCAATTCTACTGAGTTTGGGTAACACAGCCAGATTCCAGGGAAAACCACAAGCAGCCCTAGATTACTATCAACGCGCAGATCGAACATCTTCCTCACTCAATCTTCAGATTCAGGCACAAGTTAATCAATTAAGCCTTTTGGTAGACGAAAAAGAATGGTCAAAAGCTATAGAATTAGTGCCTCAAATTCAGTCTATATTGACTCGCTTACCATTGAGTCGCACAACAATTAATGTTCGTATTAATTTAGCTAAAAGCCTGATAAAAATTGGTAAAATTGGAAAGATAAATTCGCTTAATTCCTCTAATATTGGACAATTATTAGCTACAGCTGTCCAAGAAGCTGAAATTTTACAAGATCCCCGAACATTAGCTTATGCTTTAGGAAGTTTTGGGGGATTGTACGAACAGAACAAACAGTGGAATTACGCCCAAGAGTTAACTAATAAAGCTTTACTTTTAGCGCAAGGTATAAACGCTTCGGATATTGCTTATCAATGGCAGTGGCAACTGGGAAGGATTCTCAAGCAGCAGGGAGATCGAGAAGGTGCGATCGCGGCTTATACTGAAGCAGTTAATACCATCCAGTCTATCCGCAGCGATTTAGCAGCAATTAGCTCAGAAGCGCAGTTTTCTTTTCGAGAAAGTGTAGAACCAGTTTACCGAGAACTAATTGGGTTACTGTTACCAGTAGGAGAAAAAGTAGAGCAATCAGCACTGAAGAAGGCGCGGCAAACAATTGACTCTCTTCAGTTAGCAGAACTAGATAACTTTTTTCGGGATGCCTGTTTAAATACTCAGCCCTTACAAATAGATAATATTGACCCAAAAGCGGCAATATTTTCAACGATTATTTTGAGCGATCGCTTAGAAGTAATTCTGGCATTACCCGGACAACCATTGCGCCGCTACACCACCCTTCTATCCCAACAAGAAATAGAGGCAACACTCCTGCAAGCGCGGAATGCTCTAACATTTCCCAGACTGCGAATTTCCCTGAGAAACTTTTTGGTTCCCTCGCAAAAGATTTACAACTGGTTAATTCGCCCAATGGAAACAGAACTAGCAGATAGCGGCGTCCAAACTCTAGTGTTTGTATTAGACGGTGCAATCCGAAATATCCCCATGAGTTCCCTTTATGATGGTGAAAAATATTTAGTCCAAAAATACAGTATTGCCGTTGCACCCGGTTTGCAATTGATAGATGCCAAACCTTTACAACGAGGTAAGATCAGGGTTCTCACTGCCGGACTGAGCGAAGCACGTCAAGGGTTTTCACCACTTCCGGGCGTGAAGTTTGAATTGGACAGCATCGGGAATGAAGTTTTCACAGAAAAACTGCTGGATCGATCGTTTACCGCATCAAATTTTAAAACGAAAGTAAAATCTTCTTCGTTTCCAATAATTCATTTAGCAACTCACGGTCAATTCAGTTCTCAAGCAAATGACACATTTATTCTCACCTGGGATGATCGAATTAACGCTAAAGATCTAGATAGCCTTTTGCGTGCCGATACAAGAATAGGCCCAGTAGAATTACTTGTCCTCAGTGCTTGTCAGACTGCTGCGGGAGATAATCGAGCAACCTTGGGATTGACGGGGGTAGCTGTGCGGGCAGGGGCACGCAGTACGGTGGCATCTCTGTGGAGTGTCAGCGATGAAGCCACGGCTTTACTAATGACTCGATTCTATGAAGAGTTAGCCCATTCCCAGGCAAATCAGGGTAATGAGGTGACAAAAGCTGAAGCTTTGCGCCGTGCCGAACAGGCGGTTTTGCAGGACGAGAGATTTTCTCACCCCTATTTTTGGTCAGCGTTTGTTCTGGTAGGAAATTGGTTGTAG
- a CDS encoding class I SAM-dependent methyltransferase, translating into MTIDSKPSSISEFHWPYYLRHNEKRLAHLASLNLPLENRTVLEIAAGIGDHTPFFLARGCSVTIIEGRAENLEVLRDRYPENRIVQLDMDCPKWDTEELFDIVYCYGALNHFSKPDKAIEFMSCHCRDLLLVESLVSFGDGEEISLCEELDNPTQSLCQIGCRPTRKWIYAQLQKYFEFVYLPITQPDHEQFPTDWTKPPKSSLTKSRAVFVASRAPIDNPLLSPKLENYQTRFSIQT; encoded by the coding sequence ATGACCATAGATTCTAAGCCTTCTTCCATTTCCGAATTCCACTGGCCATACTACCTTCGCCATAACGAAAAGCGTCTGGCTCACTTGGCTTCGCTAAATCTGCCTTTAGAAAACAGGACAGTCCTGGAAATTGCAGCTGGTATTGGGGATCATACTCCCTTTTTCTTGGCGCGTGGATGCTCTGTGACAATCATCGAAGGGAGAGCCGAGAATCTTGAGGTGCTTAGGGATAGATACCCAGAAAACCGGATAGTACAGTTAGATATGGATTGTCCCAAGTGGGATACAGAAGAATTATTTGATATCGTTTACTGCTACGGCGCACTAAATCATTTCTCTAAGCCAGATAAGGCTATTGAGTTTATGTCCTGCCATTGCCGCGATTTATTGTTAGTGGAAAGCCTCGTATCTTTTGGGGATGGTGAAGAAATTAGCCTTTGTGAGGAACTAGACAATCCGACACAATCGCTGTGTCAGATTGGTTGCCGTCCGACCCGTAAATGGATATATGCACAGTTGCAAAAGTATTTTGAATTTGTGTATCTGCCAATCACCCAACCAGACCATGAGCAATTCCCCACTGACTGGACAAAGCCCCCTAAATCATCATTAACTAAAAGCCGTGCCGTGTTTGTCGCCTCAAGAGCGCCGATTGATAATCCCTTGCTAAGTCCGAAACTAGAGAATTACCAGACAAGGTTTAGCATTCAAACTTGA